A single window of Loxodonta africana isolate mLoxAfr1 chromosome 10, mLoxAfr1.hap2, whole genome shotgun sequence DNA harbors:
- the LOC100671531 gene encoding olfactory receptor 11H6-like: MAREHLSCFMQCWGPSTKEVWRKNMKNPGGNNHSDPVSEFILLGFLCTSEIQIFLFALFSVIYVLTLVGNLCIICAVRGDHHLHTPMYILLANFSFLEIWYVTSTVPSMLANFLTETKTISFSGCFLQFYFFFSMGTTETFLLSVMAFDRYLAICRPLHYPSIMTVGRCIRMGACCWVCGFTCFLLPVYLISQLPFCGPNTIDHFLCDPGPLMKLSCVPAPATEVTCAIFNSVLIFSTFLFISSSYTLVIRAVLRVPSAEGRHKAFSTCGSHLAVVSLFYGSITVMYVSPTAGNAAGIQKIVTLFYSVLTPLFNPLIYSLRNKEMKEALRKLFRTLRLPQRQPLKT, from the exons ATGGCAAGAGAACATCTGTCTTGTTTTATGCAGTGCTGGGGACCCTCAACAAAGGAAG TTTGGAGGAAAAACATGAAAAACCCAGGAGGGAATAATCACTCTGACCCTGTGAGTGAATTCATTCTTCTTGGATTCCTTTGTACCTCAGAGATCCAGATCTTCCTCTTCGCACTCTTCTCTGTGATCTACGTCCTGACACTGGTTGGAAATCTGTGCATTATATGTGCTGTGAGGGGGGACCACcatctccacacccccatgtacatCCTGCTGGCCAATTTCTCCTTCCTGGAGATCTGGTATGTCACCTCCACGGTCCCCAGTATGCTAGCCAACTTTCTCACTGAGACCAAAACCATCTCTTTCTCTGGTTGCTTCCTGCAGttctacttcttcttttccatggGCACCACTGAGACCTTCCTCTTGTCCGTCATGGCCTTTGACAGGTACCTTGCTATCTGCAGGCCCCTGCACTACCCCTCCATCATGACAGTCGGACGCTGCATCAGAATGGGAGCCTGCTGCTGGGTGTGTGGCTTCACCTGTTTCCTCCTCCCAGTTTATCTCATCTCTCAGCTCCCTTTTTGTGGCCCCAATACTATTGATCACTTTCTATGTGACCCAGGACCCCTTATGAAGCTGTCCTGTGTGCCAGCTCCTGCCACTGAGGTCACCTGTGCCATCTTTAACTCTGTCCTCATTTTCTCCACGTTCCTCTTCATTAGCAGTTCCTACACCCTGGTAATCAGAGCAGTGCTGAGGGTCCCCTCAGCAGAAGGCCGACATAAGGCCTTCTCCACATGTGGCTCCCACCTGGCTGTGGTGTCCTTGTTTTATGGCTCCATCACGGTAATGTACGTGAGCCCAACAGCGGGCAATGCAGCTGGGATCCAGAAAATTGTAACTTTATTTTATTCTGTGCTGACTCCACTTTTCAACCCCttgatctacagtctgaggaataaggagatGAAGGAGGCACTCAGGAAACTATTTAGGACTTTGAGATTACCTCAAAGACAGCCTCTCAAGACCTAG